TTTTATAATTTGATTTTGTATTTCTTTAGATAAAAAACTTTTGTTGATAACAATTTGTGCTACTTTTTCTTTTTTCAATTTTTGAATAATAGCTTTATATTCTGTTGAAATATCATTGTTATTTTTTACTGAATGATATGCTTTTTTAAATAATTTTTCTTCTTTGGAAACAAAAGATGTGTCTTTATAAAGTAAATAGTTTTTAAAGTCTGTAAAATTTTCAGTTTTAAAACTAAAATTATCTGTTATTAAGTTTTCATTTTTATTGGTAAAATCAGTTACAAAATTAAAGATAGCTTTCGATTTTAATAGTTTTTTTGTTTCTACTGATTTTTTAGAGAATCCTGTTTTTATATCAGGATTTACACCACCGCCATCATAAACCGTTCTTCCGTTTTTTGTTTTAAATTGATTAACTGTTCCTTCAGAAAACTTAGGAACTTGTCCTGTTTTAGCATCTCTATTAGTATAATCTAATTCTTGAATACAACGTCCGCTAGGAGTATAGTATTTCGAAATAGTAGCTTTCATTTGTGTTCCGTAATTTAGTTTAAAATAACGTTGCACTAAACCTTTTCCAAAAGAGCGTTCGCCCATAATTACGGCTCTATCATAATCTTGCAAAGCACCCGATACAATTTCAGAAGCCGAAGCAGAACGATCATTTATTAAAACAACAACAGGTATTTCAGTATCTAAAGGATCTCTTCTTGTTTTATAAATATTGCTATTTTTTTTAGTTTTACCACGAGTATCTACTACTTTTAAGCCTTTTGGAATAAATATATTTGTAATATTTACGGCATCAAATAAAGAACCTCCAGGATTGTTACGTAAATCAAAAACTAACTTTTTCATTCCTTTTTCTTTCAATTCATTGAAAGCTTTGGCAACTTCTTGTGTTGCTTTTTGATTGGTAAATTTTGTTAAAATAATATAGCCAGTTTCGGCATCAATCATATTGTAAAAAGGAACAGGATTTAAAATAACTTTATCTAGTTTTAAATCAATATTTTTTAGTGTTCCATTTCTATCAATAATTAAAGAAAGTTCTTTATTAGGAGTTCCTTTAAGCATTTGTGAATATTGGTTTTTGGCTAGTTCAATTAACTTTTGACCGTTCACTGTTGTAATAATATCACCTGCTTTTAAGCCTGCTTTATCTGCTGAAAACCCTTTGTAAACTTCTAAAACACTAATTCCTTTTTTTGTATAAAAAACAGAAATTCCAATACCTCCATATTCTCCTTCACGTCTAATACGTGCATCTTCCACATCTTGTTCGTTGTAAAAATTGGTATAAGGGTCTAAATTTTTAAGCGTGTTTTTAATGGCTTTGTCTGTTAATTCTCCAGGATTAATTTCATCAATATAATTAATGTTTAATTCTTTGAATAAGTTGTTGTAAATTTCTATTTGTTTTGCAATTTCAAAAAACTTAGATTGAAATGAAAAAAAAACAGAAATAACAATAAGTGAACCAAAAAAAAGCGCTTTTTTATTCTTCATTTTTATTAATTTCAGTGACAAATAGCGTTAATAATTTCTTCATTTTAACTTCTAAATCGGCATAAGTCCATTCGTCTCTTGCAATATAAGAAATCATAAAGACATGAGGTTTATTTACAGCATCATAGACTGTATATTTCTTTTTTCGATACGTTTCACGTAATAAACGTTTTATTCGGTTTCTGTCAACCGCACTTTTAAAATTTCTTTTTGGAACAGAAACTCCTACCTGAACAGGAAATTTTGAAGTATGTTCTGTTTGTATATATACCATTCGAAGTGGAAAAACTTTTATAGATTTTCCTTCTTCATACAATTTGCCTATCAGCTTTTTGCTCTTTAATCGTTCTTGTTTTCCTAGTGTAAATTTCATCATCATTACAAACATACATAAACCGCTACAAATCTTTTATAAAAACCTATTATAAAAGCTTTTTTTAAGGATTTTTAAATTGATATCTTTAATTTTTTATCTTTATAAGATATCTCTAGCCCTGATTGAAGCAATTGTTTGAGCTCCTTTTTTGATTTTTTTCAAAAAAGAGCGAGTGCGGAAAGCAGGAAATAGCTTCAAAAAAAAATCATTAAAACAATCTTAAAATAACTTTATGAAATCTGATTTATTTCAAGCACCTGATTATTATCAAACAGATGATTTATTAACATATGAACACAAACTTGTTCGTGAAACTGCTCGTGAATGGGTAAAAAAAAATGTGTCTCCAATTATTGAAGATGCCGCACAAAACGCAAAGTTTCCGACGGAATTAATTAGTGGTTTGGCAGAAGTTGGAGCTTTTGGTTCATATATTCCTGAAGAATATGGAGGTGCAGGTTTAGACCAAATTTCTTATGGATTAATAATGCAAGAATTAGAACGTGGCGATAGTGGTATTCGTTCAACAGCTTCGGTACAATCGTCTTTAGTAATGTTGCCTATTTATAATTATGGAAATGAAGCACAACGCCAAAAATATTTACCAAAGTTAGCTTCAGGAGAATGGATTGGAAGTTTTGGATTGACAGAACCAAATCACGGAAGTAATCCATCAGGTATGGAAACCAAGTTTAAAGATATGGGTGATTATTACTTATTAAATGGTGCAAAAATGTGGATTTCGAATGCGCCAATTTGTGATGTTGCCGTAGTTTGGGCAAAAAATGAAGAAGGACGTATTCATGGTTTACTTGTTGAAAGAGGCATGGAAGGGTTTTCTACGCCAGAAACACACAATAAATGGTCGTTAAGAGCTTCAATTACTGGAGAGCTTATTTTTGATAATGTTAAAATTCCTAAAGAAAATATATTGCTTAATAAATCGGGATTAGGAGCGCCTTTGTTATGTTTGGATTCGGCTCGTTATGGAATTGCTTGGGGTGCTATTGGTGCTGCAATGGATTGTTATGATACCGCTTTGCGATACGCAAAAGAACGTACACAATTTGGTAAACCGATTGGTCAATTTCAATTGCAACAAAAAAAGTTAGCCGAAATGATTACCGAAATTACCAAAGCTCAGTTATTAACTTGGCGATTAGGAGTGTTAAAAAATGAAAATCGTGCAAGTTCGGCTCAAATATCTATGGCAAAAAGAAATAATGTTGATATGGCGATAAATATAGCTAGAGAAGCACGACAAATTTTAGGCGCTATGGGAATATCGGGGGATTATTCTATTATGAGGCACGCTATGAATTTAGAAAGTGTAATTACTTATGAAGGAACACACGATGTTCATTTGTTAATTACAGGCTTAGATATTACAGGATTAAATGCTTTTAAGTAAAAGGAGGAAGAAATGCTCTAAACGCTAAACCACTAACATACAAACAGAGCATTTCTTCTCTAAAATTAACTATTAAAACTATAAAAATTTAAATACAATTGATTACTTTTTTTCTTACCAGTACCGATAAGAATTAAAAGAGTAGCGACTAATCCTACACAAACAAGTGCAAAAATGGCTATCATAATAGTACCATTTGTCCAAGAAACCATCGGTAAATTAATCAATTGCATCATATTGTTTACTTTTTTGACAAAAGTAGTAGTGCTTATTTGTTTAAAATATGATTTTTATCATCTTTTAGAAAAAAATGTAATTTTAAAATAAAACTCCCTTTATATAGATAAAGGGAGGAGTTTTGTTAAATAGAAAGGTATTTTATTTTGAAATTATTTATATAAAATGTTTTTAAATTA
The Tenacibaculum pacificus DNA segment above includes these coding regions:
- the rnpA gene encoding ribonuclease P protein component, which encodes MKFTLGKQERLKSKKLIGKLYEEGKSIKVFPLRMVYIQTEHTSKFPVQVGVSVPKRNFKSAVDRNRIKRLLRETYRKKKYTVYDAVNKPHVFMISYIARDEWTYADLEVKMKKLLTLFVTEINKNEE
- a CDS encoding acyl-CoA dehydrogenase family protein; amino-acid sequence: MKSDLFQAPDYYQTDDLLTYEHKLVRETAREWVKKNVSPIIEDAAQNAKFPTELISGLAEVGAFGSYIPEEYGGAGLDQISYGLIMQELERGDSGIRSTASVQSSLVMLPIYNYGNEAQRQKYLPKLASGEWIGSFGLTEPNHGSNPSGMETKFKDMGDYYLLNGAKMWISNAPICDVAVVWAKNEEGRIHGLLVERGMEGFSTPETHNKWSLRASITGELIFDNVKIPKENILLNKSGLGAPLLCLDSARYGIAWGAIGAAMDCYDTALRYAKERTQFGKPIGQFQLQQKKLAEMITEITKAQLLTWRLGVLKNENRASSAQISMAKRNNVDMAINIAREARQILGAMGISGDYSIMRHAMNLESVITYEGTHDVHLLITGLDITGLNAFK
- a CDS encoding S41 family peptidase, with product MKNKKALFFGSLIVISVFFSFQSKFFEIAKQIEIYNNLFKELNINYIDEINPGELTDKAIKNTLKNLDPYTNFYNEQDVEDARIRREGEYGGIGISVFYTKKGISVLEVYKGFSADKAGLKAGDIITTVNGQKLIELAKNQYSQMLKGTPNKELSLIIDRNGTLKNIDLKLDKVILNPVPFYNMIDAETGYIILTKFTNQKATQEVAKAFNELKEKGMKKLVFDLRNNPGGSLFDAVNITNIFIPKGLKVVDTRGKTKKNSNIYKTRRDPLDTEIPVVVLINDRSASASEIVSGALQDYDRAVIMGERSFGKGLVQRYFKLNYGTQMKATISKYYTPSGRCIQELDYTNRDAKTGQVPKFSEGTVNQFKTKNGRTVYDGGGVNPDIKTGFSKKSVETKKLLKSKAIFNFVTDFTNKNENLITDNFSFKTENFTDFKNYLLYKDTSFVSKEEKLFKKAYHSVKNNNDISTEYKAIIQKLKKEKVAQIVINKSFLSKEIQNQIIKRYVYKEGLFKHQLKNDETISKAVSLLNNQKKYTSILTK